The genomic window CATCTGACGTTCCTGAGTTCTTGATTTGGaatcatttttcttattcttatcAGTTGTGGAAGATATCGGTTTTGCACCAATTCCTAATCCATCAGGGTGTGACTGTAGTTCATGAGGTAACCGTTgctttttcttcctctgTAATCTTTCTCGCTTTTCCTTTTcgttttcttcatcactaTTCCATCCCATACCTCTTAATAATGCTTTCCCAAACTCTTCTACTGGAACATCAATATATTGATCTTCATGTGGAACATTAGGTAATGAAGTCAGATCAGCTTCTAATGATTCTTCATTGCTATCGTTTAGAATGTCCGATATTTTAGTCACATTTCCAGGAACaattatcatcttctttgcCCTTTCTTTTTTAGCATGTTCAAGTTCTTCAGCCTCATTATCAACATGAGTTAACTTAATGACCTGTGTTGAAGTTGTTGAATGTCTATCGTCATTGCTATGACTAGTTCCAAATAAATCTGTTCCTTGAGACTTTTTtacattcttcttctttttcacTTTTGATTTAGTATTAAGTTTGCTCTTTTTATTCGTTTGTAGACTTATAGAGAAACCCTCCattaatttaaataattgttCTTACGTATTGGTTTATACAACCTTTATTTCTCATCACACGTATTCTTTGTTTGATAGTCCAAGGCTGTAACTTAAATTTGcaataaaatatcataaatatatatatatatatatcagtagtttttcaatttagcCGCCAAACTAAACTTTGGTGATAAACCCTTTTATAGACAGAACATTCAGAGCAAGTAGAATACAATCATAGTTTAGTAACAAAACTTATCCAGAACCAATAAATTCATGGATGGaagattatatattcaCTATGAGTTTCGATATATAGTCATATTTTTACATTGTCCGTGGAAGGGGAAGTCTGTATTACAAATTTTCTTGCTTAGATGCttaaaaaaagatattatattttagtATTAGCCcttttaatttgattatttctCCAGCAGACTGTGATGCTACATTCAAAAAAGATATCGTTCACTCATAACGCTACGTCATATCGAATTTTATGAACTGAGCATTTCATACACATGCGAGAGATAATTTGTGAAATAGTCAATAGCATGCCacatcatcaataatatagCAGCACACGTCGAAATGCTGATATAATCATATAATGTTTCTCAGTAAGACAAACGCCTAGTTTCTTGTTACATTGAAAACGGACAGTCCAAATGTAATTCCATGATCTAGATCTAAATGTCTCCAAGAATAAACATTTGTCtcttcaatatatatagttcCATTTAATGTTAAAAACTCATTTTCCACTCCTTTGGGAATAATTACTTTAATCACCGTATCAGCATCATTTTGGTCTTGCAGTATTGTTTCTATTgtatcatataatatttcaacaTCGCATCCTTTCATATCAAACACATAATCATGTGTCTTGTCCAGTTCACTCACATGGTAATTATTCTTATCATTTATGACTTGTAAGTTTGGATTCATGTATAACCAAGTCGGAGGAGAATAAGTTTTCCACCAAATTTCTCTTGATGTTGAATTAGCACGGGAATTTTCCAtcattattggtattataCCTGATTGATGGAATATTCCTACAATTATTCCCATGATTAGATTGAAAATTATCCATTGTATGACGATGAGTTTTTTAACTTTTGTTGATCTGATAATGTGTAAGTCTTTAATTGATATAATCACGGAGGTTATTATCAATGGTGTCAATGGAATTAGGAAACGTAATTCTTGATGtttaaaagatgataaGATTAATAAAGTGGAAACGATTGATAATGTTGATAATGATTTCCACgttttgatgataatgtATGGGAATATTAAGAATAATGGTCCAATAATCTGTggtaaattaattaatagATGTGTATATCTTGAATGAAGTCCATGTAATGATAAATTCGATTCATTtagattatattttatattgtttAATGGTGTAATTATCCATTTTGTAGGATCTACTGTTAGAGTGTAGTTATCATGATAAAgtattgaatcaatttgaaTGGACAAAAATGAGACAATAGTGAATGAAGTGATTAAGTAGAGTAAATATTTCCAATTGGctttttttgaataaaa from Naumovozyma dairenensis CBS 421 chromosome 3, complete genome includes these protein-coding regions:
- the SPP2 gene encoding spliceosome ATPase-activating subunit SPP2 (similar to Saccharomyces cerevisiae SPP2 (YOR148C); ancestral locus Anc_5.484) gives rise to the protein MEGFSISLQTNKKSKLNTKSKVKKKKNVKKSQGTDLFGTSHSNDDRHSTTSTQVIKLTHVDNEAEELEHAKKERAKKMIIVPGNVTKISDILNDSNEESLEADLTSLPNVPHEDQYIDVPVEEFGKALLRGMGWNSDEENEKEKRERLQRKKKQRLPHELQSHPDGLGIGAKPISSTTDKNKKNDSKSRTQERQMFMPIIKIDKLTGKPILDENKKLDFIHSYYTY
- the SMP3 gene encoding glycosylphosphatidylinositol-alpha 1,2 mannosyltransferase (similar to Saccharomyces cerevisiae SMP3 (YOR149C); ancestral locus Anc_5.487), producing MLYRPLQYFLYLIGIIIALQPSYIHPDEHFQSLEILTIRFFNIKGTIPWEFQSINPARSFVPLYLFYGPLFYFLKHAIDVHKNPLIILYSSRLYTYIIYIITLKFYLKNNNNTKKNRKLGFIIILSSYVTWTYQSHTFSNSTETIILLLVLSLYEKILSEHHTTTNNTRLSILLGCLISIGTFNRMTFGSFILLPSLKLFIQFYSKKANWKYLLYLITSFTIVSFLSIQIDSILYHDNYTLTVDPTKWIITPLNNIKYNLNESNLSLHGLHSRYTHLLINLPQIIGPLFLIFPYIIIKTWKSLSTLSIVSTLLILSSFKHQELRFLIPLTPLIITSVIISIKDLHIIRSTKVKKLIVIQWIIFNLIMGIIVGIFHQSGIIPIMMENSRANSTSREIWWKTYSPPTWLYMNPNLQVINDKNNYHVSELDKTHDYVFDMKGCDVEILYDTIETILQDQNDADTVIKVIIPKGVENEFLTLNGTIYIEETNVYSWRHLDLDHGITFGLSVFNVTRN